A genomic segment from Sulfuritalea hydrogenivorans sk43H encodes:
- the cas1 gene encoding type II CRISPR-associated endonuclease Cas1: MISSPAKLRREHFSLAIEQEQTAFVPFEDIAVIVLNHREITLTHPVLSACAEYGIGLYATGSNHQPAGVFLPFLSHSRTTRMMRLQLKIAKPTAKQTWAGIVRRKIENQAACLKLGGKKGTDRLASYARRVRSGDPDNMEAQAAAFYFAQLFGQDFHRAEERWTNAALDYGYAVLRGAIARGLVAHGLHPTVGLFHDSEQNAFNLADDLIEPFRPLVDLHVTKHAAMTEGDLIPADKQALVALLNIDVAMPQGRMSVLSAIEYVVESLVRAYEGDTKDLDLPGLIGLQPHRLEH, encoded by the coding sequence ATGATCTCCAGCCCCGCCAAACTGAGGCGGGAGCATTTTTCGCTGGCCATCGAGCAGGAACAAACGGCGTTCGTGCCTTTCGAGGACATCGCCGTCATCGTCCTCAACCACCGCGAGATCACCCTTACCCATCCGGTGCTCTCGGCCTGTGCCGAATACGGCATCGGCCTCTATGCCACCGGCAGCAATCACCAGCCGGCTGGCGTGTTCCTGCCCTTCCTGTCTCACTCGCGCACCACGCGCATGATGCGCCTGCAACTCAAGATCGCCAAACCGACCGCCAAGCAGACTTGGGCCGGCATCGTCCGCCGCAAAATCGAAAATCAGGCCGCGTGCCTCAAGCTTGGCGGCAAGAAGGGTACGGACCGGCTCGCGTCCTATGCTCGCCGGGTTCGCTCGGGCGATCCCGACAACATGGAGGCCCAGGCCGCCGCCTTTTACTTCGCGCAACTCTTTGGTCAGGATTTCCACCGCGCCGAAGAGCGTTGGACCAATGCCGCTCTGGATTACGGCTATGCGGTGTTGCGCGGCGCAATCGCACGCGGCCTTGTGGCGCATGGCCTGCATCCCACGGTCGGCCTGTTCCATGACAGCGAACAGAATGCCTTCAATCTTGCCGATGACTTGATCGAGCCCTTTCGCCCGCTGGTTGATCTGCACGTCACCAAGCATGCAGCCATGACCGAGGGCGACCTGATCCCGGCCGACAAACAAGCGCTGGTGGCGCTGCTCAATATCGACGTCGCCATGCCGCAGGGGCGCATGTCGGTACTGTCCGCGATCGAATACGTGGTGGAAAGCCTGGTGCGCGCCTACGAGGGCGACACGAAGGACCTCGACCTGCCCGGCCTGATCGGCTTGCAGCCGCACCGGCTGGAGCATTGA
- the cas9 gene encoding type II CRISPR RNA-guided endonuclease Cas9 (Cas9, originally named Csn1, is the large, multifunctional signature protein of type II CRISPR/Cas systems. It is well known even to general audiences because its RNA-guided endonuclease activity has made it a popular tool for custom editing of eukaryotic genomes.) has protein sequence MSGNTHGPLTFGFDIGIASVGWCVLGENRIVNLGVRCFDKAETAKEGESLNLARRTARLMRRRLRRRAWRLTKLARLLKREGLIAEASRIHIPSPVSPWRLRVEGIDRRLTDDEWARVIYHLCKHRGFHWISRAEERKAESDAKEGGRVKKGLSDTQRRMTEKGYRSAAEMVLAEFPDAQRNKQGDYGKALSRILLSDELALLFRRQRELGNPNAGNELEATILGNGNRKSGLFWEQKPPLAGADLLKMLGRCTFEKNEYRAPKASFTAERHVWLTRLNNLRVVVDGTTRSLDDAEHRLVLPLPYKQAGDFTYKQLRTALTKAGLLPEGFKFAGLSYPTGRQLDDPKAKDPESEKLVRLPAWQELRKTLKDKNLETEWEGMAGAATGGNPELLDEIARVLSVFKDGDEVTAELWKLPLPGGKAMIDALSEISFDKFHALSLKALRKIVPHMESGLRYDEACAVAGYHHSQLHAAGAGEHKFLPPFYSRRDKDGRMVFNEELDVPRNPVVLRALNQARKVLNALVRTYGSPTAVHIEMARDLSRPLDERNKVKKAQDEYRERNEKDKAAFAAEYGIAPKSREFEKFQLYREQQGKCAYSLKSLDLHRVLHDIGYAEVDHALPYSRSYDDSKNNKVLALTEENRNKGNRTAYEYLTSFPGGENGERWRNFSVAVETNKAYRLAKRTRLLRKDFSGRAAEEFRERNLNDTRYICRFFKNTVERFLKLDAKVGAGDTAEISAKRCVVLSGQTTAFLRARWGLLKVRGNSDRHHALDAAVVAACSHGMVKRLGDYSRTKELAKVHDGFPDPETGEIIDPVMFQQLHAHFPDPWPHFRAELEARLNVDDTADLRARMELFGTYAPEALETLRPLFVSRAPQRRNSGAAHKDTIYAQPERLKEQGGVTQKVPLTSLTLKDLDKLIDPHRNEKLYAAIRARLEAHGGKADKAFPAGNPLRKPDREGNPTGPVVRTVTMVIDKLSGIPVRGGIAKNDTMLRVDIFRHKKDGKFHLVPVYVYHAVAKEFPNRAIVQAKDEDEWTLIDDKFDFCFSAHPNDLLKITQKSGETIFGYYRGCHSGTAAINIALHDRYAYAEKTTSLAFSKKNPGKPIPNDKLGLIEGIGVKMAANMEKFHVDTLGNIYPAPPEQRRGLA, from the coding sequence ATGTCAGGCAATACCCACGGCCCGTTGACCTTCGGCTTCGACATCGGCATCGCCTCGGTCGGCTGGTGTGTGCTCGGCGAAAACCGAATCGTCAATCTTGGTGTGCGCTGCTTCGACAAAGCCGAAACCGCGAAAGAAGGCGAATCGCTGAACCTCGCGCGACGCACCGCACGCCTGATGCGCCGCCGCCTGCGGCGTCGCGCATGGCGCCTGACCAAGCTAGCGCGACTACTCAAACGCGAAGGACTGATTGCCGAAGCTTCCCGGATACACATTCCCTCCCCGGTTTCGCCGTGGCGTTTGCGTGTCGAAGGAATTGACCGCCGCCTGACCGATGATGAATGGGCACGTGTCATCTATCACTTGTGCAAGCATCGCGGCTTCCACTGGATCAGCCGCGCCGAGGAGAGGAAAGCCGAAAGCGACGCCAAGGAAGGCGGCCGGGTCAAGAAGGGCTTATCCGATACGCAGCGGCGGATGACGGAAAAAGGCTACCGCAGCGCCGCCGAAATGGTGCTTGCCGAGTTCCCGGACGCCCAGCGCAACAAACAGGGCGACTACGGCAAGGCACTTTCCCGCATCCTGCTCAGCGACGAACTGGCATTGCTGTTCCGGCGCCAGCGCGAACTGGGCAACCCGAATGCCGGCAATGAACTCGAAGCCACCATCCTTGGCAACGGCAACCGCAAAAGCGGTTTGTTCTGGGAGCAGAAACCACCGCTCGCCGGCGCCGACTTGCTGAAGATGCTCGGTAGATGCACGTTCGAGAAAAATGAATACCGCGCCCCGAAAGCCAGCTTCACCGCCGAGCGCCATGTCTGGCTGACCCGGCTCAACAACCTACGGGTCGTCGTCGATGGCACGACACGGTCGCTCGACGACGCGGAGCACCGACTTGTCCTGCCCCTGCCCTACAAACAAGCCGGGGATTTCACCTACAAGCAATTGCGAACCGCTCTGACCAAGGCCGGTTTGTTGCCGGAAGGGTTCAAATTCGCTGGCCTGTCCTATCCGACCGGCAGACAACTCGACGACCCCAAAGCCAAAGACCCTGAAAGCGAAAAACTGGTCAGGCTGCCTGCCTGGCAGGAACTACGCAAAACACTCAAAGACAAAAATCTCGAAACCGAATGGGAAGGCATGGCGGGTGCGGCGACGGGCGGCAACCCCGAGCTGCTCGACGAAATCGCGCGCGTGCTTTCCGTCTTCAAGGACGGGGATGAAGTCACCGCCGAGTTGTGGAAGCTGCCCTTGCCCGGCGGCAAAGCGATGATCGACGCGCTGAGCGAAATCAGTTTCGACAAGTTCCATGCGCTGTCGCTCAAAGCGTTGCGCAAGATCGTCCCGCACATGGAATCCGGCCTGCGCTACGACGAAGCCTGCGCGGTCGCCGGCTACCACCACAGCCAGTTGCACGCCGCCGGCGCGGGAGAACACAAGTTTCTGCCACCGTTCTATTCCCGTCGCGACAAGGATGGCCGGATGGTGTTCAACGAGGAACTCGACGTGCCCCGCAACCCGGTCGTGCTGCGCGCGCTCAACCAGGCCCGAAAAGTGCTGAATGCCCTGGTGCGTACTTACGGCTCGCCAACCGCCGTGCACATCGAGATGGCGCGCGACCTTTCTCGTCCGCTCGATGAACGCAACAAGGTCAAGAAAGCGCAGGACGAATACCGCGAGCGCAACGAAAAGGACAAGGCTGCGTTCGCCGCCGAATACGGCATTGCCCCCAAGAGCCGGGAGTTCGAAAAGTTCCAGCTCTACCGCGAGCAGCAAGGAAAATGTGCCTACTCGCTCAAGTCACTCGATCTGCATCGCGTGCTGCACGACATCGGCTATGCCGAAGTCGACCATGCACTGCCCTACTCTCGCAGCTACGACGACAGCAAGAACAACAAGGTGCTGGCACTGACCGAGGAAAACCGCAACAAGGGCAATCGCACCGCCTACGAATACCTGACTTCATTCCCCGGTGGCGAGAACGGCGAACGCTGGCGCAACTTTTCGGTCGCCGTCGAAACGAACAAGGCTTACCGCCTCGCCAAGCGCACGCGCCTGTTGCGCAAGGACTTCTCAGGTCGTGCCGCCGAGGAGTTCCGCGAACGGAATCTCAACGACACGCGCTACATCTGCCGCTTCTTCAAGAACACCGTCGAACGCTTCCTGAAGCTGGATGCAAAAGTCGGCGCTGGCGATACGGCGGAAATCTCTGCCAAGCGCTGCGTGGTGCTGAGCGGCCAGACCACCGCTTTTCTGCGAGCACGCTGGGGACTGCTCAAGGTTCGCGGGAACAGCGACCGCCATCACGCCCTCGATGCCGCCGTGGTCGCCGCGTGCAGCCACGGCATGGTGAAACGGCTTGGCGACTATTCGCGCACCAAGGAACTGGCCAAGGTGCACGACGGCTTTCCCGACCCGGAAACCGGCGAAATCATCGATCCAGTCATGTTCCAGCAACTGCATGCCCATTTTCCCGACCCGTGGCCGCATTTCCGCGCGGAGCTTGAAGCGCGGCTGAATGTTGACGATACCGCCGACTTGCGCGCGCGCATGGAGTTGTTCGGCACCTATGCACCTGAAGCACTGGAAACCTTGCGCCCGCTGTTTGTCTCACGCGCGCCACAGCGGCGCAATAGCGGCGCTGCGCACAAGGACACTATCTACGCCCAGCCGGAACGGCTCAAGGAACAAGGCGGCGTCACACAGAAGGTGCCGCTCACCAGCCTGACATTGAAGGACCTGGACAAACTGATCGACCCGCACCGAAACGAGAAGCTCTACGCGGCTATTCGTGCCCGACTGGAGGCGCATGGCGGCAAGGCCGACAAGGCTTTCCCGGCGGGCAATCCTCTACGCAAGCCCGACCGCGAAGGCAATCCAACAGGCCCGGTCGTGCGAACCGTCACGATGGTGATCGACAAGCTATCCGGCATTCCGGTGCGAGGCGGCATCGCGAAGAATGACACCATGCTGCGAGTGGACATCTTCCGCCACAAGAAGGACGGCAAGTTCCATCTGGTACCGGTGTATGTGTATCACGCAGTGGCGAAGGAATTTCCGAATCGAGCGATTGTTCAGGCAAAGGATGAAGATGAGTGGACGCTGATTGATGACAAGTTCGACTTCTGTTTTTCAGCTCATCCGAACGATCTACTCAAAATTACGCAAAAATCTGGTGAAACCATCTTTGGCTATTACCGGGGATGCCATTCAGGAACAGCAGCAATCAATATCGCCCTGCATGATCGATATGCCTACGCCGAGAAGACAACCAGCCTTGCCTTCTCGAAGAAAAATCCTGGCAAACCGATACCGAACGACAAGCTCGGCCTCATCGAAGGGATCGGGGTAAAGATGGCAGCGAACATGGAGAAATTCCACGTCGACACCCTCGGCAACATCTACCCCGCTCCACCGGAGCAGCGCCGTGGTCTGGCGTAG